One part of the Ziziphus jujuba cultivar Dongzao chromosome 2, ASM3175591v1 genome encodes these proteins:
- the LOC132799124 gene encoding putative F-box/FBD/LRR-repeat protein At4g03220 — protein MGDFLLSDLPESIFYRILSFLDTKDIIRVSTLSRRYRELCFSLPFLNAVVKEFDDEDEFSRFIEFLNWFMALDFGDGDDYSMIKEVKVDICCKNLGIDIGNVIVSRVREAITRCSIEKICLVLDGIDTLDLTNNVLGSESLRELEVKLGPDGDLILPTINPFRGLVSLTLKLLRVSIQSFGEWISSCKKLKMLHLIGVVFMDKELNITSSSLEDLSIVNMKQYSVDEDFYIKVSAERLKLLRILWPNANPGNTPIYSLTLHAPNLQKFSWDGNVFHYSFDGKFESLLHSYISILPSPDVCKEHSALSNEIFAKAAQTICRVSSICITDHCVEEMSSRGLLPKFCNLRSLTLIRAGLCNNITSTVDLLNSTPHLNALKIGPKPYWLLYFIDAPVETCYNAEYWESQNLEFVHSLQEVEIKIDGDQEEIELIKFLLKKAKALKKMTVRYTSEGIRKHALIIAIVQRLKIASSSITIDFLPK, from the exons ATGGGTGATTTCCTTTTGAGTGATCTACCAGAATCCATATTCTATCGAATTCTTTCATTTCTTGATACCAAGGACATTATAAGAGTTTCTACGTTGTCTAGGAGATACAGAGAACTTTGCTTTTCATTGCCATTCTTGAACGCTGTAGTAAAGGAGTTcgatgatgaagatgaattCTCTAGGTTTATTGAATTTCTAAACTGGTTTATGGCCTTGGATTTTGGGGATGGTGATGATTATAGTATGATAAAAGAAGTTAAAGTAGACATTTGTTGTAAGAATCTTGGTATTGATATTGGAAATGTGATCGTTAGCCGGGTACGTGAAGCAATTACCAGGTGCAGTATTGAAAAGATTTGTTTGGTGCTAGACGGGATTGACACACTTGATTTGACAAATAATGTATTGGGTTCTGAATCTTTAAGAGAATTGGAGGTGAAGTTGGGACCTGATGGTGACCTAATCTTGCCCACCATTAATCCATTTAGGGGTCTTGTGAGTCTGACATTGAAACTTCTGAGGGTTTCGATTCAGTCTTTTGGTGAGTGGATTTCGAGCTGCAAAAAACTGAAAATGTTACACCTTATTGGTGTTGTTTTTATGGATAAGGAGCTTAACATCACTTCTTCATCACTTGAAGATTTAAGCATTGTGAATATGAAGCAATATTCTGTAGATGAGGATTTCTATATCAAAGTTTCAGCAGAGAGACTTAAATTGCTGCGTATACTTTGGCCAAATGCAAACCCCGGCAACACTCCCATATACTCACTTACATTACATGCGCCAAATCTTCAGAAGTTTTCCTGGGATGGAAATGTCTTTCATTACTCTTTTGATGGAAAATTTGAGTCATTATTGCATTCTTATATATCAATACTTCCAAGTCCTGATGTCTGCAAAGAGCACAGCGCCTTGTCTAATGAAATCTTTGCTAAAGCTGCTCAAACGATATGCCGGGTTTCATCCATCTGCATCACTGATCATTGTGTTGAG GAAATGTCATCGCGAGGGTTGCTGCCAAAATTTTGTAACTTGCGTTCATTGACTCTAATACGTGCTGGTTTGTGCAATAACATCACTTCTACAGTTGACTTGCTCAATTCGACGCCTCATTTGAACGCTCTGAAAATAGGTCCAAAGCCATACTGGTTACTATATTTCATTGAT GCACCGGTGGAGACATGTTATAATGCAGAGTACTGGGAGTCCCAAAATCTGGAATTTGTCCACTCACTGCAGGAAGTTGAAATAAAGATTGATGGAGATCAGGAAGAGATTGAGCTGATAAAATTCTTGCTCAAAAAGGCAAAAGCGTTGAAGAAGATGACCGTTCGATATACGTCTGAAGGAATACGTAAACACGCTCTAATCATTGCAATAGTTCAACGATTGAAAATAGCTTCTTCCTCTATAACTATAGATTTTCTTCCAAAATGA